One Pan paniscus chromosome 16, NHGRI_mPanPan1-v2.0_pri, whole genome shotgun sequence DNA segment encodes these proteins:
- the LOC117975993 gene encoding amyloid-beta A4 precursor protein-binding family A member 2-like, whose translation MAHQKRESAGSSMLDHRARPGPVPHHQEPESEDVELPLEGYVPEGLELVALRPESPTPKEQECHNHSPDGDSSSDYVNNTSEEDDYDEGLPEEEEGIPCHIRYCPEDESYLEGMDCNGEEYLAHGAHPMDTDGCQDAVDWTAWAGLHPHGHGAKGSQDYPDGQLPNTEDVSSVLEAHDQEEDGHYCPSKEGYQDYYPVEANGNTGASAYPLRCGDGDLEDQEDQEEDIDQIVAEIKISLSMTSITSTSEASPKHGPEPGPADSAEACPPIKASCSPSRQEARPKSPNLLPEAKHPGDPQRGFKPKTRTPEERLKWPHEQVGL comes from the coding sequence ATGGCCCACCAGAAGCGTGAGAGCGCGGGGAGCAGCATGTTGGACCACAGGGCAAGGCCGGGTCCTGTCCCCCACCACCAGGAGCCCGAGAGCGAGGACGTGGAGCTGCCCTTGGAGGGCTATGTGCCCGAGGGCCTGGAGCTGGTCGCCCTGCGGCCAGAGAGCCCCACGCCCAAGGAGCAGGAGTGCCACAACCACAGCCCCGATGGGGACTCCAGTTCCGACTACGTGAACAACACCTCTGAGGAGGACGACTATGACGAGGGCCtccctgaggaggaggagggcatcCCCTGCCACATCCGCTACTGCCCCGAGGACGAAAGCTACCTGGAGGGCATGGACTGCAACGGGGAGGAGTACCTGGCCCACGGCGCGCATCCTATGGACACTGACGGGTGCCAGGATGCAGTGGACTGGACGGCCTGGGCGGGCCTGCACCCCCATGGTCACGGGGCTAAAGGCAGCCAGGACTACCCTGATGGCCAACTGCCCAACACGGAGGATGTGTCCTCCGTCCTGGAGGCCCACGACCAGGAAGAAGACGGTCACTACTGTCCCAGCAAAGAGGGCTACCAGGACTACTACCCTGTGGAGGCTAACGGGAACACCGGCGCTTCTGCCTACCCCCTGAGGTGCGGGGACGGGGACCTGGAGGACCAGGAGGACCAGGAGGAGGACATCGACCAGATTGTGGCAGAGATCAAGATAAGCCTGAGCATGACCAGCATCACCAGCACCAGTGAGGCCAGCCCCAAGCATGGGCCTGAGCCAGGGCCTGCAGACTCTGCAGAGGCCTGCCCACCCATCAAGGCCAGCTGCAGCCCCAGCAGGCAAGAGGCGAGGCCCAAGTCGCCGAACCTCCTTCCCGAGGCCAAGCACCCCGGAGACCCCCAGAGAGGCTTCAAGCCCAAGACCAGGACCCCAGAAGAGAGGCTGAAGTGGCCTCACGAGCAGGTAGGACTCTAG